One window of Gammaproteobacteria bacterium genomic DNA carries:
- a CDS encoding restriction endonuclease subunit S has product MGKHTKTAKLSELADIRTGHPFRGSVEHTPTSWDYYVLQLKDVQKDCHISLEQAAQVSMTDERPPQPLQPGDILLRARGGYYYSGLFSGERPNVIAAAQFFILTPDIRKVAPAYLCWYLNQPASQQYFERNDTGTNISMINKRTIRELLVTLPSLATQHKIATIHQGWLKEKTLTEQLLHNREQMVRGLCQAYINRDFQNRDAS; this is encoded by the coding sequence GGGTAAACACACGAAAACAGCCAAACTCAGCGAGCTGGCGGATATCCGCACCGGCCACCCTTTCCGTGGCAGCGTAGAACACACACCCACGTCATGGGATTATTACGTTTTGCAACTCAAGGATGTGCAGAAGGACTGTCACATCAGCCTGGAGCAGGCCGCCCAGGTCAGTATGACCGACGAAAGACCACCCCAGCCCCTCCAGCCCGGAGACATCCTGCTGCGCGCCCGTGGCGGCTATTACTATAGCGGCCTGTTCAGCGGAGAACGGCCCAATGTCATTGCCGCCGCGCAATTCTTCATCCTGACGCCCGACATCCGCAAGGTCGCCCCGGCGTATTTATGCTGGTACCTCAACCAGCCTGCCAGCCAGCAGTATTTCGAGCGCAACGACACCGGCACCAATATCTCCATGATCAACAAGCGCACTATCCGTGAGCTACTGGTCACCCTGCCCTCCCTGGCGACCCAACATAAAATCGCCACGATCCACCAGGGCTGGTTGAAGGAAAAGACCCTCACCGAACAGTTACTCCATAACCGTGAGCAAATGGTTCGCGGCTTGTGCCAGGCATATATTAACCGCGATTTTCAGAACAGAGACGCATCATGA